A single bacterium DNA region contains:
- a CDS encoding cytochrome c oxidase subunit 3 encodes MTGLHGLHVLVGIIVIFIIMYYSSKGCYDAEYFTPVELTGLYWHLVDLIWIYLFPLLYLIH; translated from the coding sequence ATGACGGGGCTGCACGGCCTTCACGTTCTCGTCGGCATAATCGTGATTTTCATTATCATGTACTACTCGTCCAAAGGGTGCTACGACGCGGAGTATTTCACTCCGGTCGAGCTGACCGGGCTTTACTGGCACTTGGTCGACCTGATCTGGATTTACCTGTTCCCGCTTCTGTATTTGATACACTAG
- a CDS encoding cytochrome C oxidase subunit IV family protein, with protein MNEHKTTGAAHDAGALHVHVVPASLFILIFVALMFLTIVTVAVTYVDLGALNLWVAMIIATLKGLLVALFFMHLRWDRLFNGFVFMSALVFVSLFIGIALMDTASYKPTQIPGYAPAMERRGGGEH; from the coding sequence ATGAACGAACACAAAACAACCGGCGCTGCGCATGATGCGGGGGCGCTCCACGTCCACGTAGTTCCGGCAAGCTTGTTTATATTGATATTCGTCGCGCTGATGTTTCTGACCATCGTAACCGTCGCGGTCACATATGTTGATTTGGGCGCGCTGAATTTGTGGGTGGCGATGATTATCGCGACCTTAAAGGGGCTTCTTGTCGCGCTGTTCTTCATGCATCTGAGGTGGGACAGGTTGTTCAACGGCTTCGTTTTCATGTCCGCGCTTGTTTTCGTTTCGCTTTTCATCGGGATCGCGCTGATGGACACCGCAAGCTACAAGCCGACCCAGATTCCGGGATACGCTCCAGCGATGGAGCGGAGGGGAGGCGGGGAGCACTGA